In one window of Cupriavidus necator N-1 DNA:
- a CDS encoding xanthine dehydrogenase family protein molybdopterin-binding subunit yields MTATNLQAAAQADADTPRTLRLALLQATGVLLVTRAPQAAARPAPGQPGAASDYVPALPDIFIALRDSGEVLAFNGHVDLGTGIRTALAQIVAEELDVPLERVRMVLGHTEATPNQGPTIASASIQISALPLRRAAAQARAWLQARAAQHLGVEAGGLEAEDGVFRVPGTQASVGYGALLAGEHLELPLADDIPTKPVESYRIVGRAAGRVDIPGKVRGALTFVHDVRVPGMLHGRVVRPPYAGRDSGHFVGNSLLEVDRDSVRDVPGVVDVVVQGDFVGVVAEREEYAVQAARRLRVRWKPIPPLPALDDPEPALRANPATRRELLADGELPANGAGMALQRRFVWPYQMHGSIGPSCAVADWHDDGLTVWSGTQNPHVLRIDLAKLCGLGEDRIEIVRMEAAGCYGRNCADDVGADAALLSRAVGRPVRVQLSREQEHLWEPKGAAQLMDVSATLGPDGALLGYDFTSRYPSNDAPTLALVLTGAVPNAPRTLEMGDRTAVPPYAYGARRIGCDDTPAIVRASWLRGVSALPNAFAHECVIDELAAEAGADPVDFRLRHLPDERAAALLRAVAEAAGWQRGVAGSRGIADAEGWLRGRGVAYARYIHSRFPGFGAAWSAWVVDLAVDAGSGRITIEKVVVGQDTGMMVNPDGVRHQIHGNVVQTLSRVLKEQVRFDAEGVASREWGSYPLLTFPEVPPIEVVLMPRQSEPPLGAGESASLPGAPAIANALFDALGVRLRRPPFVPETVLAGLQAR; encoded by the coding sequence ATGACGGCAACCAATCTGCAAGCCGCGGCACAGGCCGACGCCGACACGCCGCGCACGCTGCGGCTGGCGCTGCTGCAGGCCACCGGCGTGCTGCTGGTGACGCGCGCCCCGCAGGCGGCGGCACGGCCCGCGCCCGGCCAGCCCGGCGCGGCGTCGGACTACGTGCCGGCACTGCCGGACATCTTCATTGCCTTGCGCGACAGCGGCGAGGTGCTGGCCTTCAACGGCCACGTCGACCTGGGCACCGGCATCCGCACGGCACTGGCGCAGATCGTGGCGGAAGAACTCGACGTGCCGCTCGAACGCGTACGCATGGTGCTTGGCCATACCGAAGCCACTCCCAACCAGGGCCCCACCATTGCCAGCGCATCGATCCAGATCTCGGCGCTGCCGTTGCGCCGCGCCGCCGCCCAGGCGCGTGCGTGGCTGCAGGCGCGTGCCGCGCAGCACCTCGGCGTGGAAGCCGGCGGGCTGGAGGCAGAGGACGGCGTCTTCCGGGTTCCCGGCACGCAGGCCAGCGTCGGCTATGGCGCGCTGCTTGCCGGCGAGCACCTGGAACTGCCGCTGGCCGACGACATACCGACCAAGCCGGTCGAGTCCTACCGCATCGTCGGCCGTGCCGCGGGCCGCGTCGATATTCCCGGCAAGGTGCGCGGCGCACTGACCTTTGTCCACGACGTGCGCGTGCCCGGCATGCTGCATGGCCGCGTGGTGCGACCGCCGTATGCGGGGCGCGACAGCGGCCACTTTGTCGGCAACAGCCTGCTGGAAGTCGATCGCGACTCCGTGCGCGACGTGCCGGGCGTGGTCGATGTGGTGGTGCAGGGCGACTTTGTCGGCGTGGTGGCCGAGCGCGAGGAATACGCGGTGCAGGCCGCGCGCCGGCTGCGCGTGCGCTGGAAACCCATCCCGCCACTGCCGGCGCTGGACGATCCGGAGCCCGCGCTGCGCGCCAACCCGGCCACGCGGCGCGAGTTGCTGGCCGACGGCGAACTGCCGGCAAACGGCGCCGGCATGGCATTGCAGCGGCGCTTCGTCTGGCCGTACCAGATGCATGGCTCGATCGGCCCGTCATGCGCCGTGGCCGACTGGCATGACGATGGCCTGACAGTCTGGTCCGGCACGCAGAACCCGCATGTGCTGCGCATCGATCTGGCAAAGTTGTGCGGGCTCGGCGAGGACCGCATCGAGATCGTGCGCATGGAGGCTGCCGGCTGCTACGGGCGCAACTGCGCCGACGATGTAGGCGCCGACGCGGCACTGCTGTCGCGCGCGGTCGGGCGGCCCGTGCGCGTGCAGCTCTCGCGCGAGCAGGAACACCTGTGGGAGCCCAAGGGCGCGGCCCAGCTGATGGACGTCAGCGCCACGCTGGGGCCGGACGGCGCGCTGCTTGGCTATGACTTCACCAGCCGCTATCCGTCCAACGATGCGCCCACGCTGGCGCTGGTGCTGACCGGTGCCGTGCCCAACGCGCCGCGCACGCTGGAGATGGGCGATCGCACCGCCGTGCCACCGTACGCGTATGGCGCGCGCCGCATCGGTTGCGACGACACGCCCGCGATCGTGCGCGCGTCCTGGCTGCGTGGCGTGTCGGCGCTGCCCAATGCGTTTGCGCATGAGTGCGTGATCGATGAGCTGGCAGCAGAGGCGGGTGCCGATCCCGTGGATTTCCGGCTGCGGCACCTGCCGGATGAACGTGCCGCGGCTTTGCTGCGCGCCGTGGCCGAAGCGGCTGGCTGGCAGCGGGGCGTGGCCGGATCGCGGGGTATCGCGGATGCCGAAGGCTGGCTGCGCGGCCGGGGCGTGGCCTATGCCCGCTATATCCACAGCCGTTTCCCGGGGTTCGGCGCAGCGTGGTCTGCCTGGGTGGTGGACCTGGCGGTGGATGCCGGCAGCGGCCGCATCACCATCGAAAAGGTGGTGGTCGGGCAGGACACGGGCATGATGGTCAACCCCGACGGCGTGCGCCATCAGATCCACGGCAACGTGGTGCAGACGCTCAGCCGGGTGCTGAAGGAGCAGGTGCGCTTCGATGCGGAGGGTGTCGCCAGCCGCGAATGGGGCAGCTATCCGCTGCTGACCTTCCCGGAAGTCCCGCCGATTGAAGTGGTGCTGATGCCGCGGCAGTCGGAGCCGCCGCTGGGCGCCGGCGAATCGGCCTCGCTGCCGGGTGCGCCGGCGATCGCCAATGCCTTGTTCGATGCGCTGGGGGTGCGGCTGCGCCGGCCGCCTTTCGTGCCGGAGACGGTGCTGGCAGGGTTGCAGGCCCGCTGA
- a CDS encoding methylglyoxal synthase translates to MTRPRIALIAHDHKKDDIVAFATRHRAFLSQCELLATGTTGGRLIDEVGLEVTRMLSGPWGGDLQIGAQLAEGLVRAVVFLRDPMTPQPHEPDINALVRACDVHNVPCATNVATAELLIAGLTREAEAGN, encoded by the coding sequence ATGACTCGCCCCCGCATCGCGCTGATCGCCCACGACCACAAGAAGGACGATATCGTCGCCTTCGCCACGCGCCACCGCGCCTTCCTTTCGCAGTGCGAGCTGCTGGCCACCGGCACCACCGGCGGGCGCCTGATCGACGAGGTCGGGCTGGAGGTGACGCGCATGCTGTCGGGCCCGTGGGGCGGCGACCTGCAGATCGGCGCGCAACTGGCAGAAGGCCTGGTGCGCGCCGTGGTGTTCCTGCGCGACCCGATGACGCCGCAGCCGCATGAACCCGATATCAACGCGCTGGTGCGCGCCTGCGACGTGCACAACGTGCCGTGCGCGACCAACGTGGCCACTGCCGAGCTGTTGATCGCCGGGCTGACGCGCGAGGCTGAAGCCGGCAACTGA
- a CDS encoding BMP family ABC transporter substrate-binding protein, translated as MIVTRRKTLAALAATAVLALAGCGKKEADKPAETAGAASAPAAGQKAEPLKVAFVYIGPVGDAGWTFAHDTGRKAVEEKFGDKVKTTFVENVPESAADAERVFRDLASQGNKLIFGTTFGYMESMLKVAKEFPDVKFEHATGFKTAENLAQYDVRTYEGAYLAGVVAGKMSKTGKMGVVASVPIPEVIRNIDSFTLGARSVNPKATVKVVWVNKWFDPGKEREAATTLIGQGVDMLMQNTDSAAVVQTAQEKGVHAFGWDSDMSKFGDKAHLAASVISWGVYYNKVVEDVLNKQWKNGTTWWGLKEGMIDLKGFNADVPADVKALVEERKKGIADGSAPIWKGPIKDNTGKEQLAKDQVADDGFLHGVKFYVEGVEGKIPG; from the coding sequence ATGATCGTCACGCGCAGGAAGACCCTGGCGGCCCTGGCCGCCACCGCCGTGCTGGCCCTCGCGGGCTGCGGCAAGAAAGAGGCCGACAAGCCTGCCGAGACGGCAGGCGCGGCCTCCGCGCCCGCGGCCGGGCAGAAGGCCGAGCCGCTCAAGGTCGCCTTCGTCTATATCGGGCCGGTCGGCGATGCCGGCTGGACCTTCGCGCATGACACCGGCCGCAAGGCCGTGGAAGAGAAGTTCGGCGACAAGGTCAAGACCACCTTCGTCGAGAACGTGCCCGAATCCGCCGCCGACGCCGAGCGCGTGTTCCGCGACCTGGCCAGCCAGGGTAACAAGCTGATCTTCGGCACCACCTTCGGCTACATGGAGTCGATGCTCAAGGTCGCCAAGGAATTCCCAGACGTGAAGTTCGAGCACGCCACCGGCTTCAAGACCGCCGAGAACCTGGCGCAGTACGACGTGCGCACCTATGAGGGCGCCTACCTGGCGGGCGTGGTCGCCGGCAAGATGAGCAAGACCGGCAAGATGGGCGTGGTGGCATCGGTGCCCATCCCCGAGGTGATCCGCAATATCGACTCGTTCACACTGGGCGCGCGCAGCGTCAACCCCAAGGCCACGGTCAAGGTGGTGTGGGTCAACAAGTGGTTCGATCCGGGCAAGGAGCGCGAAGCCGCCACCACGCTGATCGGCCAGGGCGTCGACATGCTGATGCAGAACACCGACTCCGCCGCCGTGGTGCAGACCGCGCAGGAAAAGGGCGTGCACGCCTTTGGCTGGGACAGCGACATGAGCAAGTTCGGCGACAAGGCCCACCTGGCCGCGTCGGTGATCTCGTGGGGCGTCTACTACAACAAGGTGGTGGAAGACGTGCTGAACAAGCAGTGGAAGAACGGCACCACGTGGTGGGGCCTGAAGGAAGGCATGATCGACCTGAAGGGCTTCAACGCGGACGTGCCGGCTGACGTCAAGGCGCTGGTCGAAGAGCGCAAGAAGGGCATCGCCGACGGCAGCGCGCCGATCTGGAAGGGTCCGATCAAGGACAACACTGGCAAGGAACAGCTGGCCAAGGACCAGGTGGCCGACGATGGCTTCCTGCACGGCGTGAAGTTCTATGTCGAAGGCGTGGAAGGCAAGATCCCGGGCTGA
- a CDS encoding TetR/AcrR family transcriptional regulator, giving the protein MTITTAPKPTAKRAPAGTRARQAQDSRDRILNAAIKVFAQRGYDGGRIERISSLAKTYDRMIYYYFGSKEKLFVEVLETIYLQLNEAEQQLEHELDAADPVRALSQLIDFIWQYYLDHPEFVAILTSENMSQGKHAKKSVRLREISSYALSVLDGILARGKAAGLFRPDAAARDVYMVIASLGYFYNSNHHTLSAFLGEPMMSPPALAHWRDVIQQTVLRAVAVPGAVPDADVAPPAAPRKTARGRRAAAG; this is encoded by the coding sequence ATGACGATCACGACCGCGCCCAAGCCAACCGCAAAGCGGGCGCCAGCCGGCACGCGGGCCAGGCAAGCGCAGGACAGCCGCGACCGCATCCTGAATGCTGCGATCAAGGTCTTCGCCCAGCGCGGCTACGACGGGGGCCGCATCGAACGCATCTCGTCGCTGGCCAAGACCTACGACCGGATGATCTATTACTACTTCGGCAGCAAGGAAAAGCTGTTTGTCGAAGTGCTCGAGACCATCTACCTGCAGCTCAATGAAGCCGAGCAGCAGCTGGAACATGAGCTCGACGCCGCCGACCCCGTGCGTGCGCTGTCGCAACTGATCGATTTCATCTGGCAGTACTACCTGGATCATCCGGAGTTCGTCGCCATCCTGACCAGCGAGAACATGAGCCAGGGCAAGCACGCGAAGAAGTCGGTGCGGCTGCGCGAGATCTCCAGCTACGCGCTGTCGGTGCTCGACGGCATCCTCGCGCGCGGCAAGGCCGCGGGGCTGTTCCGGCCGGACGCGGCCGCACGCGATGTCTATATGGTGATCGCTTCGCTTGGCTACTTCTACAACTCCAACCATCATACGCTCAGCGCCTTCCTGGGCGAACCCATGATGAGCCCGCCGGCGCTGGCGCACTGGCGCGATGTGATCCAGCAGACGGTGCTGCGCGCCGTGGCCGTGCCCGGCGCTGTGCCGGATGCGGATGTGGCGCCGCCGGCCGCGCCGCGCAAGACGGCCCGCGGCCGGCGCGCGGCGGCAGGCTGA
- a CDS encoding SDR family oxidoreductase yields MDLGLRGKHALVCGASKGLGFACADALAAEGVDVVIVARGAEALEKAAAGLRARHGRRVIAVATDITTPEGRKAALDAVAKLGDLDILVNNAGGPPPGNFRDWERSDWLAALDANMLTPIELIKATVDGMIARKWGRIINITSGAVKAPIDVLGLSNGARSGLTGFVAGVAREVAQHGVTINNLLPGPFNTDRLLKTMEGGAKKAGLSVDEVAQRRAAANPSRRFGEPAEFGATCAFLCSRHAGYITGQNILLDGGAYPGTF; encoded by the coding sequence ATGGATCTGGGACTGCGCGGCAAGCATGCGCTGGTATGCGGCGCCAGCAAGGGCCTGGGCTTTGCCTGCGCCGATGCGCTGGCGGCCGAGGGTGTTGACGTGGTGATCGTGGCGCGCGGCGCCGAGGCGCTGGAGAAGGCCGCTGCCGGCTTGCGCGCGCGCCATGGCCGCCGCGTGATCGCGGTGGCGACCGACATCACCACGCCCGAAGGCCGCAAGGCGGCGCTGGACGCCGTGGCCAAGCTGGGCGACCTCGACATCCTGGTTAACAACGCCGGCGGTCCGCCGCCGGGCAACTTCCGTGACTGGGAGCGCAGCGACTGGCTGGCCGCACTGGACGCCAACATGCTGACCCCGATCGAGCTGATCAAGGCCACCGTCGACGGCATGATCGCGCGCAAGTGGGGCCGCATCATCAATATCACCAGCGGCGCGGTCAAGGCGCCGATCGATGTGCTGGGCCTGTCCAATGGCGCGCGCTCGGGCCTGACCGGCTTTGTCGCGGGCGTGGCGCGCGAAGTGGCGCAGCATGGCGTGACCATCAACAACCTGCTGCCGGGTCCGTTCAACACCGACCGCCTGCTCAAGACCATGGAAGGCGGGGCCAAGAAGGCTGGCCTGAGCGTCGATGAGGTGGCGCAACGCCGCGCCGCGGCGAACCCGTCGCGCCGCTTCGGCGAGCCGGCCGAGTTCGGTGCCACCTGCGCCTTCCTGTGCAGCCGCCATGCCGGCTACATCACCGGGCAGAACATCCTGCTCGATGGCGGCGCCTACCCGGGCACCTTCTGA
- a CDS encoding quinone oxidoreductase family protein, producing the protein MSKAIRIEQTGGPEVMQWVDVEVGDPGPGEVRVRHEAVGLNYIDVYFRTGLYKQPLPGGLGMEGAGVVEAVGEGVRHVAVGDRVAYAGRPTGAYAQVRVMPADIVVRLPDAIPFDTAAAMMLQGLTAQYLIRDSYKVQPGDTVLLHAAAGGVGLIASQWLKALGVTVIGTVGSDEKAELARANGCAHTIVYTRESFVDRVKEITNGKGVAAVYDSIGKDTFEGSLDCLAPRGTMVSFGNASGPVPPFDLSVLSSKGSLRLTRPTLMTYVVNRELLEPMVADLFDAVATGKVKIDIRQRYALSEVAQAHRDLESRKTTGSTILLPN; encoded by the coding sequence ATGAGCAAAGCCATCCGGATCGAGCAGACCGGCGGTCCCGAAGTCATGCAGTGGGTCGATGTCGAAGTGGGCGATCCCGGCCCCGGCGAAGTGCGCGTGCGCCATGAGGCGGTGGGCCTGAACTACATCGATGTCTATTTCCGCACCGGGCTGTACAAGCAGCCGCTGCCGGGCGGGCTGGGCATGGAAGGCGCCGGCGTGGTCGAAGCGGTGGGCGAGGGCGTGCGCCACGTCGCCGTGGGCGACCGCGTGGCCTACGCCGGCCGTCCCACCGGCGCCTACGCGCAGGTGCGCGTGATGCCGGCCGATATCGTGGTGCGGCTGCCCGATGCGATCCCGTTCGACACCGCCGCGGCGATGATGCTGCAGGGCCTGACCGCGCAGTACCTGATCCGCGACAGCTACAAGGTGCAGCCGGGCGACACGGTGCTGCTGCATGCGGCCGCCGGCGGCGTTGGCCTGATTGCCAGCCAGTGGCTCAAGGCGCTCGGCGTGACCGTGATCGGCACCGTGGGCAGCGACGAGAAGGCCGAACTTGCGCGCGCCAATGGCTGCGCCCATACCATCGTCTACACGCGCGAATCCTTCGTGGACCGCGTCAAGGAAATCACCAACGGCAAGGGTGTGGCGGCGGTCTATGACTCGATCGGCAAGGACACTTTCGAGGGCTCGCTCGACTGCCTGGCGCCGCGCGGCACCATGGTCAGCTTCGGCAATGCCTCGGGCCCGGTGCCGCCGTTCGATCTGTCGGTGCTGAGCAGCAAGGGGTCGCTGCGGCTGACGCGCCCGACGCTGATGACCTACGTGGTGAATCGCGAGCTGCTGGAGCCGATGGTGGCCGACCTGTTCGACGCCGTGGCCACCGGCAAGGTGAAGATCGACATCCGCCAGCGTTACGCGCTGTCCGAGGTGGCGCAGGCGCACCGCGACCTGGAATCGCGCAAGACCACCGGCTCGACCATCCTGCTGCCGAACTGA
- a CDS encoding alpha/beta fold hydrolase, producing the protein MADSTFLYGANVNANGIRQHYLRYGGQGGARAQRDAVIIVPGITSPAVTWGFVGEQFGQQFDTYVLDVRGRGLSQAGAELDYSLDAQAADVIAFAQALGLQRYAIVGHSMGARIGIRAAGSKPAGLTRLVLIDPPVSGPGRRPYPSQLPWYIDSIRLAQQGIDVEGMRRFCPTWTEDQLRLRAQWLHTCDERAILASFNGFHEDDIHADLPHVAVPVLLMTAGRGDVIREEDVQEMRKLLPALLLAHVANAGHMIPWDDEAGFYRAFGDFLGAALN; encoded by the coding sequence ATGGCAGACAGCACCTTTCTCTACGGCGCCAACGTGAACGCCAACGGCATCCGCCAGCACTACCTGCGCTATGGCGGGCAGGGCGGTGCGCGTGCGCAGCGCGATGCCGTCATCATCGTGCCGGGCATCACCAGCCCGGCGGTGACCTGGGGCTTTGTCGGCGAGCAATTCGGGCAGCAGTTCGATACCTATGTGCTCGACGTGCGCGGCCGCGGCCTGTCGCAGGCCGGCGCTGAGTTGGACTACAGCCTCGATGCGCAGGCTGCCGATGTGATCGCGTTTGCGCAAGCGCTTGGCTTGCAGCGCTACGCCATCGTCGGTCATTCGATGGGCGCGCGCATCGGCATCCGCGCCGCGGGCAGCAAGCCGGCGGGCCTGACGCGCCTGGTGCTGATCGATCCGCCGGTGTCGGGGCCGGGCCGCCGCCCGTACCCGTCGCAACTGCCGTGGTACATCGATTCGATCCGGCTGGCGCAGCAGGGCATCGACGTGGAAGGCATGCGCCGCTTCTGCCCGACCTGGACCGAGGACCAGTTGCGCCTGCGCGCGCAATGGCTGCATACCTGCGACGAGCGCGCGATCCTGGCCAGCTTCAATGGCTTTCATGAGGACGATATCCACGCCGACCTGCCGCACGTCGCCGTGCCGGTCCTGCTGATGACCGCGGGCCGTGGCGACGTGATCCGCGAGGAAGACGTGCAAGAGATGCGCAAGCTGCTGCCCGCACTGCTGCTTGCGCATGTCGCCAACGCCGGCCACATGATCCCGTGGGACGACGAGGCCGGCTTCTACCGCGCCTTTGGCGACTTCCTGGGTGCGGCGCTGAACTAA
- a CDS encoding MarR family winged helix-turn-helix transcriptional regulator produces MPQPSDTPSGKTAADYDFTEQVGHLLRRAYQRHVAIFQQTIPDSQLTAAQFVVLCAVRDRQPCSMNEVVRATAIDQATVRGIIDRLKSRELIAVSHDPNDRRKVVVTVTPAGLALIDETVPFAKEISEQTFGGLNPAERVAVTYLLRKMSEIDEGNGGA; encoded by the coding sequence GTGCCCCAGCCCTCCGACACGCCTTCCGGCAAGACCGCCGCCGACTACGATTTCACCGAGCAGGTGGGCCACCTGCTGCGGCGCGCCTACCAGCGCCATGTGGCGATCTTCCAGCAGACCATCCCGGATTCGCAGCTGACCGCGGCGCAGTTCGTGGTGCTGTGCGCGGTCAGGGACCGCCAGCCGTGTTCGATGAACGAGGTGGTGCGCGCCACCGCCATCGACCAGGCCACGGTGCGGGGCATCATCGACCGGCTGAAGTCGCGCGAGCTGATTGCGGTGTCGCACGATCCCAATGACCGGCGCAAGGTGGTGGTAACGGTCACGCCCGCCGGGCTGGCACTGATCGATGAGACCGTGCCGTTTGCGAAGGAGATCTCGGAGCAGACCTTCGGCGGCCTGAACCCGGCCGAGCGCGTGGCGGTGACCTATCTGCTGCGCAAGATGAGTGAGATTGACGAGGGGAATGGCGGCGCCTGA
- a CDS encoding M29 family metallopeptidase, giving the protein MPVSDYDLTAAWKQVLTLSKLEPGQTVTVLTGAATHPQTLRTAMVAAASMGAIVNRLDLPPVNGEKALSRDALAYLGTTPLTGNPAAIAALKASDLVLDLMTLLFSPEQHEILAQGTRILLAVEPPEVLARLVPTEADRARVKAAAARLGKAREMHIVSDAGMDLRCRLGEFPAISEYGFVDEPGRWDHWPSGFVLTWPDEGGTNGTIVLDRGDILLPMKSYLQAPIRITVEAGYVRRIEGGVDAELLADYMASFNDPEAYAMSHIGWGLQPRASWSALAMYDREATIGMDARAYEGNFLCSFGPNNEAGGSRTTACHIDIPVRHCTVSLDGEPVVVRGKVMDGHHAPAASLYKDARHG; this is encoded by the coding sequence ATGCCCGTAAGCGATTACGACCTGACCGCGGCGTGGAAGCAGGTGCTGACGCTGTCGAAGCTTGAGCCGGGGCAGACCGTCACCGTGCTGACCGGCGCCGCCACGCATCCGCAGACGCTGCGCACCGCGATGGTGGCGGCGGCATCGATGGGCGCCATCGTCAACCGGCTCGACTTGCCGCCGGTCAATGGCGAAAAGGCGCTCAGCCGCGACGCGCTGGCCTATCTGGGGACCACGCCGCTGACCGGCAACCCGGCCGCCATTGCCGCACTCAAGGCCAGCGACCTGGTGCTGGACCTGATGACGCTGCTGTTCTCGCCCGAGCAGCACGAGATCCTGGCGCAAGGCACCAGGATCCTGCTGGCTGTGGAGCCGCCCGAAGTGCTGGCGCGGCTGGTGCCGACCGAAGCCGACCGCGCCCGCGTCAAGGCCGCGGCCGCGCGGCTGGGCAAGGCGCGCGAGATGCATATCGTGTCCGACGCCGGCATGGACCTGCGCTGCCGCCTGGGCGAGTTCCCGGCGATCAGCGAGTACGGCTTTGTCGACGAGCCCGGCCGCTGGGACCACTGGCCGAGCGGCTTCGTGCTGACCTGGCCGGACGAGGGCGGCACCAACGGCACCATCGTGCTGGACCGCGGCGACATCCTGCTGCCGATGAAGTCCTATCTCCAGGCGCCGATCCGCATTACGGTCGAAGCCGGCTACGTGCGCCGCATCGAAGGCGGCGTGGACGCGGAGTTGCTGGCCGACTACATGGCCTCGTTCAACGACCCCGAAGCCTATGCCATGTCCCATATCGGCTGGGGGCTGCAGCCGCGCGCCAGCTGGTCGGCGCTGGCGATGTATGACCGTGAGGCCACCATCGGCATGGACGCGCGCGCCTACGAGGGCAACTTCCTGTGCTCGTTCGGCCCCAACAACGAAGCCGGCGGCAGCCGCACCACCGCCTGCCATATCGACATCCCGGTGCGCCACTGCACCGTCAGTCTGGATGGCGAGCCCGTGGTGGTGCGCGGCAAGGTGATGGACGGCCACCACGCGCCGGCCGCTTCTCTCTACAAGGACGCGCGCCATGGATGA
- a CDS encoding YkvA family protein — protein sequence MWKRFSALWTLVRSDGRLFWYALRHPDAPAWLKPAAIGLLLYAISPIDLIPDVVAGLGIVDDVVLIPLAVHLILKRLPPHILRQAQTRATATTVRPH from the coding sequence ATGTGGAAGCGATTTTCGGCCCTGTGGACGCTGGTTCGTAGCGACGGCCGCCTGTTCTGGTACGCGCTGCGCCATCCGGACGCGCCGGCCTGGCTCAAGCCCGCCGCCATCGGGCTGCTGCTCTACGCAATCTCGCCGATCGACCTGATCCCCGATGTGGTCGCGGGCCTGGGCATCGTCGATGACGTGGTGCTGATTCCGCTGGCGGTGCACCTGATCCTGAAGCGCCTGCCGCCGCATATCCTGCGCCAGGCGCAGACGCGCGCCACCGCCACCACGGTCCGGCCGCACTGA
- a CDS encoding DMT family transporter, with translation MPSPQRSGLVIAAVGAVLFSAKAIVAKLMYRYNVDAVMVITLRMLFAVPLFMAIGWWQSRRLAPLSWADRGRVVFLGFIGYYLSSFLDFIGLQYITAGLERLILFLTPSFVLLATALVFRRPIAMRQWLSLLLAYAGIVLVFAHDLDVSGSQVWLGGALVLGSALTYGIYLILSGELVRRIGSLRLVAYAMCVSTACCVIQYLVLGRPVSELAQPAPVMWLSLVNAVFCTVLPVSLTMVAVSRIGAPMASQAGMIGPVSTLLLAFWLLGEPVSGVQLAGSALVMGGMYLLSARKT, from the coding sequence CTGCCGTCGCCGCAGCGCTCGGGGCTTGTCATCGCCGCCGTCGGAGCGGTGCTGTTCTCCGCCAAGGCGATCGTCGCCAAGCTGATGTACCGCTACAACGTCGATGCGGTGATGGTGATCACGCTGCGCATGCTGTTCGCGGTGCCGCTGTTCATGGCGATCGGCTGGTGGCAGTCGCGCCGGCTGGCGCCGCTGTCGTGGGCGGATCGGGGCCGCGTGGTGTTTCTCGGATTTATCGGCTACTACCTGTCGAGCTTCCTCGATTTCATCGGGCTGCAATACATCACCGCCGGGCTGGAGCGGCTGATCCTGTTCCTGACGCCGTCGTTCGTGCTGCTGGCCACCGCGCTGGTCTTCCGCCGGCCGATCGCCATGCGCCAGTGGCTGTCGCTGCTGCTGGCCTACGCCGGCATCGTGCTGGTATTCGCGCATGACCTGGACGTCAGCGGCAGCCAGGTGTGGCTGGGCGGCGCGCTGGTGCTGGGCAGCGCCTTGACATATGGTATCTACCTGATCCTGAGCGGCGAGCTGGTGCGGCGCATCGGCTCGCTGCGGCTGGTGGCGTATGCGATGTGCGTCTCGACCGCCTGCTGCGTGATCCAGTACCTGGTGCTGGGCCGGCCGGTGTCGGAACTGGCGCAGCCGGCGCCGGTGATGTGGCTGTCACTCGTCAATGCGGTGTTCTGTACCGTGCTGCCGGTGTCGCTGACCATGGTGGCGGTGTCGCGCATCGGCGCGCCGATGGCGTCGCAGGCGGGCATGATCGGCCCGGTGTCGACGCTGTTACTGGCCTTCTGGCTGCTGGGCGAACCCGTCAGCGGCGTGCAGCTCGCCGGCAGCGCGCTGGTGATGGGCGGCATGTATTTGCTGTCGGCAAGAAAAACGTGA
- a CDS encoding N-carbamoylsarcosine amidohydrolase, whose product MDDAVQTYQRQGFGAAMELRAPYGLLIIDFVNGFADPAVFGGGNIPEAIRNTQPLLRTAREQGWPVAHSRIVFADDDSDHNIFTLKVPGMLTLKEDGHNSKIVPELAPAPGELVVRKTVPSAFFGTSLAAWLTQRGVQTLLVAGCVTSGCVRASVVDAMSLGFRPLVVSDCVGDRALGPHDANLFDMAQKYATVLTRDEALAQVAGVRAAA is encoded by the coding sequence ATGGATGACGCCGTGCAGACTTACCAACGCCAGGGCTTTGGCGCAGCCATGGAACTGAGAGCGCCGTACGGCCTGCTGATCATCGACTTCGTCAACGGCTTCGCCGATCCGGCGGTGTTTGGCGGCGGCAATATCCCCGAGGCGATCCGCAACACGCAGCCGCTGCTGCGCACCGCGCGCGAGCAGGGCTGGCCGGTGGCGCACAGCCGCATCGTGTTTGCCGACGACGACAGCGACCACAATATCTTCACGCTGAAGGTGCCGGGCATGCTGACGCTGAAGGAGGATGGCCACAACAGCAAGATCGTGCCGGAGCTGGCGCCCGCGCCGGGCGAACTGGTGGTGCGCAAGACGGTGCCGTCAGCGTTCTTCGGCACCTCGCTGGCGGCGTGGCTGACGCAGCGTGGCGTGCAGACGCTGCTGGTGGCGGGTTGCGTCACCAGCGGCTGCGTGCGCGCCAGCGTGGTCGACGCGATGTCGCTGGGCTTCCGCCCGCTGGTGGTGTCGGATTGCGTGGGCGACCGCGCGCTGGGCCCGCATGACGCCAACCTGTTCGACATGGCGCAGAAGTACGCCACCGTGCTGACGCGCGACGAGGCGCTGGCGCAGGTTGCCGGCGTGCGCGCCGCCGCCTGA